A window of Salvia splendens isolate huo1 chromosome 8, SspV2, whole genome shotgun sequence genomic DNA:
TGTTTACCTTTTGTAGTAGGAAGTTGTCGTTAAAGACTGTTCTCATGCTTGCTGATCAGATGGTAATGCATTCGGTTTGACACTGTTTGATTAGGATTCTTAAACAATTTATGTTTCACTTACTTGTTTTGGAAATCTTTGTTTCTCTTCCAGCTTAATCGACTTGAGTTTGTTCACTCTAAGTCTTTTCTGCATCGAGATCTGAAGCCTGACAACTTTCTCATGGGCTTGGGAAGGCGTGCAAATCAGGTTTTCTGTTTACCTTATTTTGAATGTTTTCTCAATTTTGTTTAACGGTTTGCTTCTTAAGTATCTCGGATGATAACTTGATTTACTGACCTGTAGGTTTATGCCATTGACTTTGGGCTTGCCAAGAAATATAGAGATTCTAACCATCAGCATATTCCATATAGGTATGGTGTGTTCTGTGTAGGTATCTTCGGAACTTAGAGATCTTATGTGGTAATCTGAGTTTCTAATCATTTAGTTTTGAATATTTTCTTCAATGCTATATTGTACCCGACCGAGGTAGTTCAGCAATACTTACTGTATCATGCAGAGAAAACAAGAATTTGACGGGGACAGCCAGATTCGCAAGCATAAATACACATCTTGGCATCGGTACGCATGTGGCACGTGCCATATCTTTTACCCATTTGACCTTTCAGATGTCGTAGAAAGCTAATTTCTAGTTTCTTCTGCTCCACTGTGTTAATCTATTGATAGAACAAAGCCGGAGGGATGACCTAGAATCACTCGGTTACGTTGTCATGTACTTCTTAAGAGGAAGGTTGTTCTTCAATCTCGTCTTGTTAGTTCACTCTACTTTAAGTTCTTATGATATGCTCACTCATAACTCGAAAAAAATGTAGCCTTCCCTGGCAGGGACTGCAAGCTggaaacaagaaacaaaagTATGATAGAATTAGTGAGAAAAAAGTTCAAACATCAATAGAGGTGATTAAACTTTTTATAGCTTCTGGATTGAATATTCCCTGCTGTGCTAGAGATGGACTTTAACTTGGTATTTCCTTTGCAGTCTTTATGCCGTGGCTATCCAACCGAATTTGCCTCTTATTTCCATTATTGCCGCTCACTAAGATTTGAAGACAAACCTGATTATAGTTATTTAAAAAGACTTTTCCGTGACCTTTTTATTCGTGAAGGTGATGACGTCTACCTTACCCTCCTAGCATCTTCTCCGTTCCTGCCATCCTCATTCTATGCTTTGTGTTTCTTTTGGCAGGTTTTCAATTTGACTACGTATTTGATTGGACTATTTTGAAGTATCAGCAGTCACAGCTTGCTAATCCTCCATCTCGTACCCTAGTAAGTAATAACCTCGATTTAGGCTCAGCTGCTATATTCTCCAAGTACAACCTGATGAATTTTGGGACAGGGTGCTGCTGGAACAAGTTCAATGGTGCTACATGGTAACTACGACCGAGACTCAGGTGATTTTTAAGCATTTATTTGAGTTCCATCACAATTGGTGGATTTGTTGCTTCCCAAATTACCTCTGTTATTTTGATACAAACAACCTCGTTTTTAGCCATCGCTTATCGATCAGATGGTTGTTCTGGTAAGCTTGATTGTAAATGCTTGGAATTTGAAGGATTTTCTATAACTTAATCCAGGTTTGGATGAAGGCAAGCCGCCTCTTCGTGGGAGAAATGTTATAAATTCTGCAAATTTGAATTTGTCTAAAATGAAAGATCCAGTTGCAAGTGATAATGCTGTACCAAAGGAGGTAAGACTACCCTTTTCTCTAACCTCCAAAATTGAAATACATTGAAATTGAATGCATTTTCCTCCTCAATGTCTCTCTTCATATTGTTCATGTTGCTTGATTTAATGGTTTCTGCTGATATCCACTTCAAATGACCAGAAAGTCAGAACATCAAAGCAACCTGCAGTTTCTAGTAATCGGGATCCAGAGAATTCTCAGAATAATGGTGATCCTTCACGCACAGTCAATGGAGATAGTGCTGCACAAAAAAGTCCGCCTGCAACGTCACACAACCCCTCCAACACAAACCCTAGCAACTACGCCCTCAAGGGAATGGAGAGAATGAATATTGGCAATGACTAGATAATGAATGCAGTGTTATCAGGACGTGTAGTTACAGTTTTTCCCTTTGTATACATATACGATACCTATTTAACACGGAGGGGAGTCTGTTGTTTCTCCCTCAAGGAAAGCTGCTCACGGAATCCTAACCAGTA
This region includes:
- the LOC121744970 gene encoding casein kinase I-like isoform X1 — encoded protein: MEQRVGNKFRLGRKIGNGSFGEIHLGTNIQTNEDVAIKLESVRTRHPQLLYESKLYKLLQGGSNILFCCFSCLMFISFYTWLLYIIILILGSWAFFFILTAGIPNIKWFGVEGDYNVLVMDLLGSSLEDLFTFCSRKLSLKTVLMLADQMLNRLEFVHSKSFLHRDLKPDNFLMGLGRRANQVYAIDFGLAKKYRDSNHQHIPYRENKNLTGTARFASINTHLGIEQSRRDDLESLGYVVMYFLRGSLPWQGLQAGNKKQKYDRISEKKVQTSIESLCRGYPTEFASYFHYCRSLRFEDKPDYSYLKRLFRDLFIREGFQFDYVFDWTILKYQQSQLANPPSRTLGAAGTSSMVLHGNYDRDSGLDEGKPPLRGRNVINSANLNLSKMKDPVASDNAVPKEKVRTSKQPAVSSNRDPENSQNNGDPSRTVNGDSAAQKSPPATSHNPSNTNPSNYALKGMERMNIGND
- the LOC121744970 gene encoding casein kinase I-like isoform X2 — protein: MEQRVGNKFRLGRKIGNGSFGEIHLGTNIQTNEDVAIKLESVRTRHPQLLYESKLYKLLQGGTGIPNIKWFGVEGDYNVLVMDLLGSSLEDLFTFCSRKLSLKTVLMLADQMLNRLEFVHSKSFLHRDLKPDNFLMGLGRRANQVYAIDFGLAKKYRDSNHQHIPYRENKNLTGTARFASINTHLGIEQSRRDDLESLGYVVMYFLRGSLPWQGLQAGNKKQKYDRISEKKVQTSIESLCRGYPTEFASYFHYCRSLRFEDKPDYSYLKRLFRDLFIREGFQFDYVFDWTILKYQQSQLANPPSRTLGAAGTSSMVLHGNYDRDSGLDEGKPPLRGRNVINSANLNLSKMKDPVASDNAVPKEKVRTSKQPAVSSNRDPENSQNNGDPSRTVNGDSAAQKSPPATSHNPSNTNPSNYALKGMERMNIGND
- the LOC121744970 gene encoding casein kinase 1-like protein 2 isoform X3 produces the protein MDLLGSSLEDLFTFCSRKLSLKTVLMLADQMLNRLEFVHSKSFLHRDLKPDNFLMGLGRRANQVYAIDFGLAKKYRDSNHQHIPYRENKNLTGTARFASINTHLGIEQSRRDDLESLGYVVMYFLRGSLPWQGLQAGNKKQKYDRISEKKVQTSIESLCRGYPTEFASYFHYCRSLRFEDKPDYSYLKRLFRDLFIREGFQFDYVFDWTILKYQQSQLANPPSRTLGAAGTSSMVLHGNYDRDSGLDEGKPPLRGRNVINSANLNLSKMKDPVASDNAVPKEKVRTSKQPAVSSNRDPENSQNNGDPSRTVNGDSAAQKSPPATSHNPSNTNPSNYALKGMERMNIGND